CTTAGATTTGCTCAAAACAGCCCGAGGCCTTAAACCCGACAAATGCGATTCCTTTTTCCAATCCTCCTGCTGCTATCGGCTTGCGACACGCCGCTTTCTGATCCTGCTGATTTTGATGGCCAGCCGCGCTGTGGGGCCGAGAATTACTATTATCTTCTTGGGAAGAGGGCGACGGCACTGGAAGAGGTGCAGTTGCCGAGCACGGCACGAGTGCTGCGGCCAGACGATGTGATCACCATGGATTTCAGCCCCGATCGCTTGACCATTGATGTCGACCGCTCTGGTCTCGTTTCCAGCGTCACATGTCGCTGACCTTCCTCGCGGGTAAGGTTGCAAGACAGGCTAACGCCTTTGTCGCACCAACTCTTTGACCGCACCCTAAATCGGGGTAGAACGCTCAAATGGCGAAGGCAGCAAAGACACCCAAAAAGCCAATCAAACAGGCAAAACCGAAGCGCTCCATCTTTTGGTGGATCGGCGTCATGCCCTATTTGGCGTTGCGCTGGGGTCTGCGCGCGGTGTTGGCGGTCGCTCTAATTATTCTGCTGGTCGTGGTTTTCTATGCATTCGTGAACCCGCCAAGCACAGCCTACATCATGTCAGAGAACTGGCGGTTGGACGAAACCCGTCGCGAATGGCGCGATTTCGAGACTATTTCGCCGCATATGCCCCATGCTATTGTTGCAGCAGAAGACGCAAATTTCTGTAATCACTGGGGTTTCGACATGGCCGCGATCCGCGACGCTCTTGAGGACGGTGGCGGGCGTGGAGCTTCTACCATCTCCCAGCAAACGGTAAAGAACGTGTTTCTATGGCATGGGCGAAACTGGACACGTAAGGCACTAGAAGCCGCAATCACGCCGGTCATGGAAACAGTCTGGACCAAGCGCCGGATTCTAGAGGTCTATATGAATGTTGCCGAGTTCGATGAAGGCGTATTCGGTGTCGGCGCGGCTGCGCCCTGGTATTTTGGTGTTGATGCAAAAGACCTAAGCCCCCGTCAGGCTTCTTTGCTCGCAGCGATTCTACCCAACCCGAAACAACGCTCAGCCAAGCGGCCATCTGCATTCGTGCAGAAACGGGCGCGCTCGATCGCCTCCGGAGCGGCTACGATCCGCGCGGATGGGCGCAACGCGTGTTTCGATGGTTGAAAATTCCGCGTAACGTTGCCATGACAGGCAGACAGATTTCTCCCATTGGATACTGCGATGAACCGCCTCTATCACGCCCCGCTCTCCCCTTTCTGCCGCAAGGTGCGCCTCGTATTGGCTGAAAAGAAGGTCGAGATCGAATTGGTCGAAG
Above is a window of Litoreibacter janthinus DNA encoding:
- a CDS encoding I78 family peptidase inhibitor, which codes for MRFLFPILLLLSACDTPLSDPADFDGQPRCGAENYYYLLGKRATALEEVQLPSTARVLRPDDVITMDFSPDRLTIDVDRSGLVSSVTCR
- the mtgA gene encoding monofunctional biosynthetic peptidoglycan transglycosylase; the protein is MAKAAKTPKKPIKQAKPKRSIFWWIGVMPYLALRWGLRAVLAVALIILLVVVFYAFVNPPSTAYIMSENWRLDETRREWRDFETISPHMPHAIVAAEDANFCNHWGFDMAAIRDALEDGGGRGASTISQQTVKNVFLWHGRNWTRKALEAAITPVMETVWTKRRILEVYMNVAEFDEGVFGVGAAAPWYFGVDAKDLSPRQASLLAAILPNPKQRSAKRPSAFVQKRARSIASGAATIRADGRNACFDG